The Synechococcus sp. RS9909 genomic interval GCGGATCAATGCCATTACCCGCCGATTTACTCATCTTGCGGTTCTGCTCATCCCGCACCAGGCCGTGGATGTAGACGTCCTTGAAGGGCATCTCACCGGTGAAGGCGCCCGCCATCATCGTCATCCTGGCCACCCAGAAAAAAATGATGTCGAAGCCGGTCACCAGGGTGCTGGTGGGATACCAGCGCTGCAGATCAGCGCTGCCTGTCTCCGGCCAGCCCAGGGTGGAAAACGGCCACAGCCCACTGGAAAACCAGGTGTCGAGCACGTCTTCGTCCTGCTCGATCTGCGCGGCAGGGCCGAACTCCGCCTTCGCTTTCTCCAGGGCCTCGGCGTCGTTGCGCGCCACCACGTAAGGCGTGGTGTCGGTGTAGTTGCCACCGGTCTCGCTGATCACAAACCAAGCGGGGATGCGATGGCCCCACCAAAGCTGGCGACTGATGCACCAATCACGGATGTCGGTGAGCCAGTCGCGATACACCTTTTCCCAACGCTCGGGGATGAAACGGGGGGCCTGTTGCGCCAACGCCTCCCGGCAGCGGGCAGCCAGAGGCTCGGTCTTCACGAACCACTGGGTGGAGAGCAGAGGCTCCACCGGCACCTTGCCCCGATCGGAGTAGGGAACGCTGTGCCGGTGGTCTTCCACCTTCACGAGCAATCCCTCAGCGTCCAGCGCCGCCACCACCGCCTTGCGCGCCTCAAAACGATCGAGTCCCTCGAAACGTCCGGCATGGGCATTCATGCTGCCGTTCTTCCGCATCACCGTGATCTGGGGCAGGCCATGGCGCTGACCGATCGCAAAGTCATTGGGGTCGTGAGCGGGCGTCACCTTGACGCAACCGGTTCCGAACCCCTTCTCCACATGCTCATCAGCGATCACGGGGATCTCCCGCCCCACCAGCGGCAGGGTCAGGGTCTGACCGACCAGATGGGCATAACGCTCGTCGGTGGGGTTCACGGCCACCGCCACATCACCGAGCATCGTTTCCGGCCGCGTGGTGGCCACCTCCAGATGGCCCTCACCGCTGCTGAGGGGGTAACGGAAATGCCAGAGGTGGCCGTCCACCTCCTTCATCTCCACCTCCAGATCACTCACGGCTGAGCCGGAGGCGGGGCACCAGTTCACCAGATATTCGCCGCGATAAATCAATCCCTGTTCGTGCAGACGCACAAACGCTTCCTTCACGGCCTCGCTCAGCCCCTCATCAAGGGTGAAGCGCTGGCGCTGCCAATCCACCGAGTAGCCGAGACGACGCAGCTGATCGACGATGCGGCCACCGCTTTCGGCCTTCCACTGCCAGGCTCTCTCCAGGAACGCTTCCCGGCCGAGGTCGTGGCGCGTCTTGCCCTCCTCCTTGAGCTGCTTCTCCAGGAGCGTCTGCACCGCGATTGAGGCGTGATCGGTGCCGGGCAGGCACAACACATTGCGGCCCTGGAGGCGCTGGAAGCGCACGATCGTGTCGATCAGGGCGGTGTTGAAGGCATGGCCCATGTGCAGGCTGCCGGTCACGTTCGGCGGCGGAATCACCACCGAGAAGGGATCACCCGGCGCGGCCGGATCCGGGTGAAACGCCCCGTGGCTCTCCCAGGCCTGCTGCCACCGGGCTTCCGTGCCCACCGGGTCATAGGTCTTGGCCAGCTCGGACACGGGAGACATCCATACAGCCGCGTCATGCTCGCAAAGTGCGGACAACCGGCGAGAATTCGCCTGATTCACGCACCGCCGTGTTCCGCAAGCGCCATCTGCTCCAATGTCGCCGCGTCCAGGGCCCGGCCGCCATTGCCGCCCTGGCCCTGGCACTCTCCGGCTGCGGCCGACTGGGCGCCTCGTTACCGGTCAACCTGTATGTGGCGGTCGGCCTTGAAGACACAAACGTCATCAGCGAAAGCAACCACCGCTTCTTCCGGGAGCGCGTCGCCATCGCAGTCAAGGAATTCCGACGGCTCAACCCCTCCATCCATGTGCAGCTGGCGCTCTACCCAGAAAGCAGCCTGGTGGAACGAATCGAGAGACGTAACGCCGCAGATCTTGGTCCAGATGTGATCTTGAGCGATGCCTACATGGCCAAGACCCTCTACAAAGCCAAGCTGACGACATCCATTCCCTTTGACAAAGAGCTAGAGGCAAATATCTTTTCAAGCATGCTGCAACGGGTGACCGGCGCCGATCGACAGATCGTCGCCCAACCGTTTGTTCTCTATCTCCAGCTGGCCTGCTTCAATCGGCGCGCATTGCCCCAGCCCCCGCGCACAACCCAGGACCTGCTACGCATCAGCGCCGGCGGCAAAAACTTTGGACTGTCGTATGACTCTGCCCAGATCTTCTGGACAGCAGGCAGCCAGGGGGCCCTACCGGCACTGAATCGGATCGAGCAGAATCAGCCGATCACCCCGCAGGACCGGGACTCGATCACCGCCTGGCTGGCCTGGCTGCAGCAGGCCGCCGCACAGCAGCGGATTCAGTTCTTCGCCAATGAGATGGAACTCAAGCTCGGTCTGCAGAAACGGGAGCTCGACTGGATCACCTGCAGCAGCGCCGATGTGGAGGAACTGAAGGCCAAGCTCGGTGACGATCTCGGGGTCAGCGCTCTGCCCCATGGCCCCTGGCACGCAGCCAGCCCCCCCAACCGCCTGCGCGTGCTGAGCCTGGGCGAAAACTCCAGCCCACGCCAGCGGAACGCCGCCATCACACTGATGGATTACCTGCTGCAGCCGCAGGTACAGCGCAATCTCACGCTGCGCTCTCTGTCGTTTCTTCCCGCGAACAGACACGTCAGGGTGCCGATCAAAAGCTCTTCGATCCTGCAAGCGATGGTGACCTCGCGCAAACAATCAGCCGCAGCATCTGAGTTTCTCAATCACTTCAACCTCAACAAAAAGCTCCGCTCCGGCATGACCACAATCCTCACCCCACTGATCTTCGGCATCAACACACCGGAAGAATCCAGCGACAACTTGATCCTGTTTCTGGCGAACGCACGGCAATGATGGAATTATTCGCGGAAGCACTTGGCTGGCTGGGCTACCTGGAACGCTCCCAGGTGGCTGCTCAGGTGGGCTTGATCGTGCTGATTGCCGCTGGCGCTCACCTTCTTCAGCAACCGCTTTTGCGCCGAAGGGTGCCGCGACTGTTGCGCGCCCTGATCGGACCAACCGTGGCAGCGGTGATGATCCTGATCCTGCAGCAACACAATCACGCCAGCGGCCTGATGCGGTTCCTCACCGCAGCTTGGCTGGGCTGGGTGCTGCTGCTGTTTCTCGAACGCGGTCTGCTGCGATTGCTGCCGCCCCAACGCGTGCACGAACTGCTCAGCCGTCTGCTGCGCCCGCTCTACCTGCTCGCCATCCTGCTGCTACTGATCAATCGCCTCGACAGCCTGCAGGATCTGGCTGTGATCAGCGTGGGCCAGTTCTTCGGCACCCCCCTCACCCTCGGCAAATTATTCAGCTCCCTGTTGGTGAGCTACCTGCTGCTGATCGGCAGCGGCCCGCCAGCGGCAATGGTCGCCTGGATGCTGCAGAAGCTGATCGGCTACAGCGACGGCAGCCGCAAGGCCCTGGAGCTGATCATCCGCTATGCCGTGGTCGGCGTCGGCATCACCGCCGTCGGGTTTCAGATCGGGCTCAACACCACCGCCCTGGTGGCGATCGCTGGCGGCCTGTCCGTGGGCCTGGGCTTCGGGATCAAGGAAGTATTCTCCAATTTCATCAGCGGGATCTGGCTGCTGTTCGAAGGATCGGTGCGTCCCGGCGAAGTGCTGATGCTGGATGGAGATCCCTGTGAGGTGCGCCGACTCGGCCTGCGGGCCACCTTGCTCTGGCGAGATCGCGACAACGCCGAACTGCTGATTCCCAATCAGATGTTTTTCACCGCTCAGGCCACCACCTACACCGCCAGCGACCGGATGCGTCGCAGTGAAATTCGCATCGGCGCCGCCTATCGCCACGACCCCCGCAGCGTGATCCAACTGCTGGAGGACACCGCACGCAGCGTGCCCCGGGTGCTCGACCATCCTGCTCCACGGGCGCTGCAGGTGGCTTACGGCGATTCAGCGATCACCTATTCCCTGCGCTACTGGATCGCCAATCCGATGGACAACATCGGCATCATCAGCGAAGTGAACCAAGCGATCTGGGTTGCGTTCCGGCGCGAGAGCATCGAGATTCCCTTCCCGCAACAGGTCAATACCATCCTGGCGCCGCCTCAACCGAAAGACCGGCCAGACGCTCCAGAAACGACTGCCGCGACCCCGCATTGATCCAACCGGTGGCAATCGTTTTGCTGTGGGTGTGATTCACGCGCCCGCGGTGAATGTGCGAAGGGCCGGCGGGAAAAATCACCAGTTTCCCCCGTTCCGCATCTTCATGGTGCTGCTGCCAGTGGAATTCCGTGCCCGCCTCAGGCACGCTGTTGCAGTAAAGAATCCAGGCGAGCACCCGGTGCACCGGCTCGGTGGCCTCATCACCAATCGTCCAGTCGCAGTGCCACTGCCGGAATCCCTCGCCAGGCGCATACCGCTGCAGGTTGAAAATCGGCAGCACAAACAACTCCTGATCGGGGCAAACCTGGCGGAACAACGGTCGCTCCTGCAGATAGCGATCCAGGGCGGCGCTGACGCCACGAACGATCACCTCAGCCAAAGCGAAGGCTTCAGGATCGCTGCGATCGATCGCCACCAGGCTGATATCGGTGCTCACCTTGGCGGGTTCGGCGGCATCCGCCGGCCCAAACGCCACACCAGGACGCTGCAGATCAGGGCGACGGTCAAAAAACGCCATCACGCCATCGGCGACGGCGCCGTAACCGGCATTGCTGTAACGGGCGATCAGGTCCATGGGATCGCCACCACCGCATCCAGCTGCTGCCAACGCTCCCGATCCGACGTGACCCGATCCAGCAGTCCGATCCGCTCCAGAGCCACCACCAAACGTTCCTCAGCCAGAACCGAGGAATCCTGAGGTGCCAACGACAACATCAGCACCTGCTGCTCGGCTGGATCCGCCAGCACCTGCAGCTCCAGATCGGTGAGGTCACGTTCGAAGAACACCCGCCGCAACCGACCGGTGAGCCGCGGCCCCAGGGCCGACGCAAAGCCTTCCAGGGCATCCCGCTCTCCCGACAAACCACAGTTCAGGGCCAACCAGATCAGCAACTTGGCCCAGCTGTCTGCGGTCCAGAGAGGCTCAAAGCTGTCCCGATTCCGGCGGATCAGCTCCAAAAGGGCGAAATCCACCAATGTGGCTTGCAGCTGGGCCTCTGAGGGCTGGGACTCGCCGGGCTGCTGTTGGCTGGAGCGCTGCGTCATGCCTGCCATCCTCCCCTCCAGAGGTCAGACTGTCGTGGAGATGACCGTCAAGGCCATGACCCTGGATCTCAACGATCCCGAACTCGAGTTCTCCGACCTCGTTTACGCCTACCAAAGCTGGGTGATGGCGGTGATCAATGACGAAAAGCTGGACAGCGACGACCAGCTGCTCACTGAAGAGATCACCGAGGATGCGCTCAATGCGATGCGCTTCCTTCCCGGTGAAGTGACCAGCGCGATCGAAACCAGCCTCGCCCGCGTCTACGACGTGGATGCCGATGAGCTGGCCAACCTGCTGTTCCCGGAAGACTGAATCTCCGCATGGGCTGGTCCGCAGCCGACATCCCCGATCAACGGGGTCGTCTCGCCTTGGTGACCGGAGCCAACAGCGGCCTCGGCCTGGAAACCACCCGGGCCCTGCTCGCCCACGGCGCCACCGTGCTGATGGCCTGCCGCAACCGGGAACGGGGGGAAACGGCACGCCGGAGCCTGAGCGATCAGAGCGCCTCAAAGGGGGGCAGCATCGAGCTGCTGGATCTCGATTTGGCCGATCTGGAGAGCGTGGATCGCTGCGCACAAACGGTTCGCCAACGCTTTGGCCGCCTTGATCTGCTGATCAACAACGCCGGAGTGATGGCTCCACCACGGCAGTGCAGCCGGCAGGGTTACGAGCTGCAGTTCGCCACCAACCATCTCAGCCACATGGCGCTCACCAGAGCGCTGCTGCCGCTGATGGAGGGGCAGCCGGATGCACGGGTGGTCACCGTCACCTCAGGAGCCCAGTATTTCGGCCGGATCGCCTGGGAGGATCCCAACGGCGAGCAGCGTTACGACCGCTGGCAGGCCTACGGCCAGAGCAAACTGGCCAACGTGATGTTCGCGCTTGAACTCGACCGGAAACTCCGTGATCGAGGCAGCAGCATCCGCTCCCTGGCGGCCCATCCCGGCTTGGCGCGCACCAACCTGCAACCAGCGTCGGTTTCGGCGAATGGCTCCCGGCTGGAAGCCCTGGCCTATCGCCTCATGGATCCCTTGTTCCAGAGTGCGGCCATGGGAGCCCTCCCCCAGCTTCATGCCGCCACTGCTGCATCAGCCCAAAGCGGGGAGCACTACGGCCCAAACCGCCTGGGGGGTTTGCGGGGCTACCCCAAACGTCAACGTGTGGCTCCCGCCGCCGAAGACCCCCAGCAACGGGAGCGGTTGTGGGACCTCAGCCTCAAGCTGATCGAAGCCGGCCCGGCACTTCGCTAGACCACCTCCGGAGCGACACCACCGATGGCCATCCATCCCACCTCAGCCAATGCGCGACAACAGCGGCTGCTGGACGAACTCGAGCGCTGCGGCGATGAGATGAGCGGCCAACAGCTGCATCGCGTGCTGCAGGACGGCAACCAACCGATGGGACTGGCCACGGTGTATCGCCACCTGCGCCTGCTGCAGCAACAGGGACTGGTGCGCTGTCGCCACCTGCCCAATGGCGAAGCGATGTATGCACCACTCGGCCGGGATCGCCATCACCTCACCTGCGTGAGCTGCGGCCAGACCCGGGTCTTACCGCAATGCCCGATTCACGACCTGACGGTGCCGGAGGAGCAGCGACAGGATTTCGCACTGCTCTTCCACACCCTCGAGTTCTTCGGACTCTGTTCGCACTGCCAGAGTCAGCAGGAAGTCACTGGATGAAGGGCATGGGCGATGCCGGGATCGAACCAGCGACAATCTGCTTGTAAGGCAGGTGCTCTACCGCTGAGCTAATCGCCCCTGCTGCCGATTGTGCCTGAGGGCGGCACGCTGGGTCCAACGCTGTCCTCCTCCTGATGACCTCCGGCCGGGACCATGACCGTGCCACGACGATCGCCAGCCTGCCCCTGGCACTCCTGCTGATGCCGATTTTCGGAGGCGGAGCGGCAGCTCTGGGAGGCCTGACGTTTCTGATCGGTGGCCTCTGGCTCTCACCCGACCTCGACACCCACTCCCGCGCCTTCCAGCGCTGGGGACCGCTACGGCCGCTGTGGTGGCCCTACCAACGGCTGTTGCGCCATCGCTCCCTGATCTCCCATTCCCCGGTGCTCGGTAGCGCCGGTCGGCTGCTGTATCTGGCCGGCCTGATCGCCGGGCTGGCCTGGCTGCTCCAGCCCTGGGGTACCCCCAGCCCCGGGGAGCTGAGATCGGCACTGGCCAGGCTGTGGCAAGACCAGCGCGCCATGAGCCTGGCCATGCTGTGTGGGCTGGAAGCCAGCGCCTGGCTGCATTTGATCCAGGACGGCGACCCGGTGCCACGCCTGCCTCGGTTGCTGCGCCGCCAACGCCGCAGGCCCCGCCGCCGCACGAGGCAACGACGCTGAGCAGTGCGAGGGTGGCTCCATCGCCTGAATGCCAGCCCATGGCCGCCGATTCCGC includes:
- a CDS encoding valine--tRNA ligase encodes the protein MSELAKTYDPVGTEARWQQAWESHGAFHPDPAAPGDPFSVVIPPPNVTGSLHMGHAFNTALIDTIVRFQRLQGRNVLCLPGTDHASIAVQTLLEKQLKEEGKTRHDLGREAFLERAWQWKAESGGRIVDQLRRLGYSVDWQRQRFTLDEGLSEAVKEAFVRLHEQGLIYRGEYLVNWCPASGSAVSDLEVEMKEVDGHLWHFRYPLSSGEGHLEVATTRPETMLGDVAVAVNPTDERYAHLVGQTLTLPLVGREIPVIADEHVEKGFGTGCVKVTPAHDPNDFAIGQRHGLPQITVMRKNGSMNAHAGRFEGLDRFEARKAVVAALDAEGLLVKVEDHRHSVPYSDRGKVPVEPLLSTQWFVKTEPLAARCREALAQQAPRFIPERWEKVYRDWLTDIRDWCISRQLWWGHRIPAWFVISETGGNYTDTTPYVVARNDAEALEKAKAEFGPAAQIEQDEDVLDTWFSSGLWPFSTLGWPETGSADLQRWYPTSTLVTGFDIIFFWVARMTMMAGAFTGEMPFKDVYIHGLVRDEQNRKMSKSAGNGIDPLLLIERYGTDALRFALVREVAGAGQDIRLDYDRKTDTSATVEAARNFANKLWNATRFALMNLGGETPASLGEPEPAALQLADRWILSRLARVNRETAERYSSYGLGEAAKGLYEFAWNDVCDWYLELSKRRLNPGEAPSPEALADQRTARQVLVKVISQMHLMLHPLMPHLTEELWHSVTGAGETTFLALQPWPALDAAALDDGLEAAFSELIAAIRVVRNLRAVAGLKPSQSVPVRFITGRGDLAVVLGEATADITALTRAESVDVMTPRQADAAPVTKALAGVSGELQVMLPIEGLVDLDALRGRLEKDIAKAEKEIKGLSGRLANPNFTDKAPAEVVAECKANLAEAEAQAELARKRLLDLG
- a CDS encoding extracellular solute-binding protein; protein product: MFRKRHLLQCRRVQGPAAIAALALALSGCGRLGASLPVNLYVAVGLEDTNVISESNHRFFRERVAIAVKEFRRLNPSIHVQLALYPESSLVERIERRNAADLGPDVILSDAYMAKTLYKAKLTTSIPFDKELEANIFSSMLQRVTGADRQIVAQPFVLYLQLACFNRRALPQPPRTTQDLLRISAGGKNFGLSYDSAQIFWTAGSQGALPALNRIEQNQPITPQDRDSITAWLAWLQQAAAQQRIQFFANEMELKLGLQKRELDWITCSSADVEELKAKLGDDLGVSALPHGPWHAASPPNRLRVLSLGENSSPRQRNAAITLMDYLLQPQVQRNLTLRSLSFLPANRHVRVPIKSSSILQAMVTSRKQSAAASEFLNHFNLNKKLRSGMTTILTPLIFGINTPEESSDNLILFLANARQ
- a CDS encoding mechanosensitive ion channel family protein, with amino-acid sequence MMELFAEALGWLGYLERSQVAAQVGLIVLIAAGAHLLQQPLLRRRVPRLLRALIGPTVAAVMILILQQHNHASGLMRFLTAAWLGWVLLLFLERGLLRLLPPQRVHELLSRLLRPLYLLAILLLLINRLDSLQDLAVISVGQFFGTPLTLGKLFSSLLVSYLLLIGSGPPAAMVAWMLQKLIGYSDGSRKALELIIRYAVVGVGITAVGFQIGLNTTALVAIAGGLSVGLGFGIKEVFSNFISGIWLLFEGSVRPGEVLMLDGDPCEVRRLGLRATLLWRDRDNAELLIPNQMFFTAQATTYTASDRMRRSEIRIGAAYRHDPRSVIQLLEDTARSVPRVLDHPAPRALQVAYGDSAITYSLRYWIANPMDNIGIISEVNQAIWVAFRRESIEIPFPQQVNTILAPPQPKDRPDAPETTAATPH
- a CDS encoding 2OG-Fe(II) oxygenase codes for the protein MDLIARYSNAGYGAVADGVMAFFDRRPDLQRPGVAFGPADAAEPAKVSTDISLVAIDRSDPEAFALAEVIVRGVSAALDRYLQERPLFRQVCPDQELFVLPIFNLQRYAPGEGFRQWHCDWTIGDEATEPVHRVLAWILYCNSVPEAGTEFHWQQHHEDAERGKLVIFPAGPSHIHRGRVNHTHSKTIATGWINAGSRQSFLERLAGLSVEAAPGWY
- a CDS encoding oxidoreductase, with product MGWSAADIPDQRGRLALVTGANSGLGLETTRALLAHGATVLMACRNRERGETARRSLSDQSASKGGSIELLDLDLADLESVDRCAQTVRQRFGRLDLLINNAGVMAPPRQCSRQGYELQFATNHLSHMALTRALLPLMEGQPDARVVTVTSGAQYFGRIAWEDPNGEQRYDRWQAYGQSKLANVMFALELDRKLRDRGSSIRSLAAHPGLARTNLQPASVSANGSRLEALAYRLMDPLFQSAAMGALPQLHAATAASAQSGEHYGPNRLGGLRGYPKRQRVAPAAEDPQQRERLWDLSLKLIEAGPALR
- a CDS encoding transcriptional repressor, encoding MAIHPTSANARQQRLLDELERCGDEMSGQQLHRVLQDGNQPMGLATVYRHLRLLQQQGLVRCRHLPNGEAMYAPLGRDRHHLTCVSCGQTRVLPQCPIHDLTVPEEQRQDFALLFHTLEFFGLCSHCQSQQEVTG
- a CDS encoding metal-binding protein, with amino-acid sequence MTSGRDHDRATTIASLPLALLLMPIFGGGAAALGGLTFLIGGLWLSPDLDTHSRAFQRWGPLRPLWWPYQRLLRHRSLISHSPVLGSAGRLLYLAGLIAGLAWLLQPWGTPSPGELRSALARLWQDQRAMSLAMLCGLEASAWLHLIQDGDPVPRLPRLLRRQRRRPRRRTRQRR